The DNA window TTAAAAGTTTAGCAATAATAAACATAGCGCAAGTATCATTATACAGGAACTGCGACTGCTGTCAATAGTTTTTGGGGGAATTCGGAGAAAAATGTCGAAGTGTGTTTATCGGCCGTTCCGACAGGATTTTGGCGGGGAGGCAAGGCTCCGTATGGCAGGGATTGGAAGCAAAACGGGCCTGCCTCAGGAGGCGATTGACAACAGGGATGAAAAAGATGATAATAGATGTAAAAAATGCCCGAAAACTGATTAAAGTGGGTGCAAAAATGACGCGGTGCTGGTAAAATAGAGGGAAAGAGCAGCCGGACCGGCGCGCGGGAACACAGATAACCGCAGGGAAAGGTAACATGCGGCCGACAAATTAAAGGGACAGAATATGAGGAGGAAAAGAGATGCAGAATAAATACATGGCTTACGTAGGTTCTTATTCATACAACGGACAGGCTAAGGGTATCACCGTTTATGACGTGGATGTGGCTAAGGGCTGTTTTAATTACAGGTGTGAAGTGGAAGTGGACAACTCCTCCTATCTGACCGTATCAAGCGATGGAAGAACCCTGTATTCAATTGCAGACGAAGGCATTGTTTCCTTCCGTATCATGGAGAACGGGGGCCTGTCCAGGCTGAACAGCGTGAATATCAAGGCGATGCGCGGCTGTCATATCGCCACGGACGCGGCCGATGAATATATTTTTGTTTCAGGATACCACGACGGAAAAGAGACGGTTCTGAGGCTGAATGAGGACGGTTCCGTCGGTGAAATTACGGACGGTGTGTTCCATAAGGGCCTTGGGAGTGTTGCGGAGCGTACGTTCCGTCCGCATGTAAGCTGCGGCGCCAGGACGCCGGACGGCCATTTCGTGCTCGTTGCCGATCTTGGGATTGATCAGGTAAAGGTATACCGTTTTGATGAGAAAAAGGGGCTCCTCACCCAGGTAGACGCCCTCCGCTGCGAACTGGAATCGGGTCCGAGGCAGTTCCTGTTCAGCAAAGACGGCAAATTTATATATCTGATGTATGAAATCAAAAACGTAATCGACGTATTTACCTATGATTATGAAGAAGGGGACCGCGTCCCCCGTTTTGAAAAAATACAGACCATTGCATCGACGGCTCCCGAGCGTTTGAGCCAGTTGACCGCAGCCTGTGCTATCCGGTTATCACCGAAAGAGGACTATCTCTACTGCAGCAATGCGGGGGATAACTCGGTCAGCGTATACCGGAGGGATACCGATACGGGCGTACTGACACTGCTTTGCTGCCTGCCGATCAGCGGAGATTATCCAAAGGATGTCGCCGTTTTCCCGGATGAGAAGCATCTGGCTTCCATCAATCACGCCAGCAACAGCATTTCCTTCTTTGAGGTGGACTATGAAAAGGGACTGCTGGTGATGTGCTGCAGAAGCATTGCGGTCAATGAGCCGAACTGCTGCGTGATTACGAAGGTACCGGATGGAAATTCCGGTGGGAAGAAGAGGAAATAAGGATGGCTGGTTCTACATTTGGCAGAATACTTACAATGACCACCTGGGGAGAGTCCCACGGCGCCGGAGTCGGCGTGGTGGTGGACGGCTGCCCGGCCGGTCTTTCACTGACGGAAGAAGACATCCAGAAATACCTGGACAGAAGAAAACCGGGGCAGAGCCGGTTTACGACAAAGAGAAGTGAGAGCGACTCCGTAGAAATATTATCGGGCGTATTTGAAGGAAAGACGACGGGAACCCCGATTGCAATGCTGGTCAGAAACCAGGATCAGCACTCCAGGGACTACAGCGAGATTGCCGGCTATTACAGGCCCGGCCACGCAGACTATACCTTTGATGAAAAATACGGTTTTAGAGATTACCGCGGCGGCGGCCGTTCCTCCGGCCGCGAGACCATCGCCCGCGTAGCTGCCGGAGCAGTGGCCGCGAAGATGCTGGAGGGCTTGGGAATTAAGGTGACTGCCTATACAAAGGCCATCGGCCCTATATCGGTGCAGCCGGAGCGGTTTGATCTGGAAGAATGCGGGCGAAATAAACTCTATATGCCGGATGCCGTGGCTGCTGCGGAGGCAGCGGCTTTTCTGGAAGAGAAGATGGCTCAGAAGGACTCAGCCGGGGGAATCGTGGAATGCGTGATATCGGGCGTGCCGGCCGGGATCGGAGATCCGGTCTTTGAGAAGCTGGACGCTAATCTGGCCAAGGCGATCTGCTCGATCGGAGCGGTGAAGGGATTTGAGATAGGCGACGGATTCGAGGCGGCTAAGACGGTTGGGTCTGTGAATAATGATGAGTTTTGTGCTGTGGGAAAGGATGATGGGCAGTTTTTGGACGCGGCCGGGGCGGTGAATGTGGCTGGGGCGGATGAGACGGCCGGGCCAGGGAAGATTGGGAAACGAACGAATCATGCCGGAGGCGTGCTGGGCGGAATCAGCGACGGAAGTGAGATTGTATTCCGGGCTGCTTTTAAACCGACCCCGTCGATTGCCTCTGTCCAGAAAACGGTCAACCGGGACGGCGAGGAGATAGAGGTCACCATTAAAGGACGCCACGATCCGATTATTGTGCCGAGAGCGGTTGTTGTTGTGGAGATGATGGCGGCATTTACCGTGGCGGATATGATGCTGGCGGGGATGACGTCGAAGATGGACAGGATTCGGGAATTTTATTTGATTTAAGTTTGTGATTTTAAGATAAGGAAGTGTGGGAGATGCTGCAGTGAGTGCAGCGTCTCTTTTGATATTGATAACGACAGGTTCTATTTTCAGGAGAAATGATTGTGGTGGA is part of the [Clostridium] symbiosum genome and encodes:
- a CDS encoding lactonase family protein; its protein translation is MQNKYMAYVGSYSYNGQAKGITVYDVDVAKGCFNYRCEVEVDNSSYLTVSSDGRTLYSIADEGIVSFRIMENGGLSRLNSVNIKAMRGCHIATDAADEYIFVSGYHDGKETVLRLNEDGSVGEITDGVFHKGLGSVAERTFRPHVSCGARTPDGHFVLVADLGIDQVKVYRFDEKKGLLTQVDALRCELESGPRQFLFSKDGKFIYLMYEIKNVIDVFTYDYEEGDRVPRFEKIQTIASTAPERLSQLTAACAIRLSPKEDYLYCSNAGDNSVSVYRRDTDTGVLTLLCCLPISGDYPKDVAVFPDEKHLASINHASNSISFFEVDYEKGLLVMCCRSIAVNEPNCCVITKVPDGNSGGKKRK
- the aroC gene encoding chorismate synthase, which produces MAGSTFGRILTMTTWGESHGAGVGVVVDGCPAGLSLTEEDIQKYLDRRKPGQSRFTTKRSESDSVEILSGVFEGKTTGTPIAMLVRNQDQHSRDYSEIAGYYRPGHADYTFDEKYGFRDYRGGGRSSGRETIARVAAGAVAAKMLEGLGIKVTAYTKAIGPISVQPERFDLEECGRNKLYMPDAVAAAEAAAFLEEKMAQKDSAGGIVECVISGVPAGIGDPVFEKLDANLAKAICSIGAVKGFEIGDGFEAAKTVGSVNNDEFCAVGKDDGQFLDAAGAVNVAGADETAGPGKIGKRTNHAGGVLGGISDGSEIVFRAAFKPTPSIASVQKTVNRDGEEIEVTIKGRHDPIIVPRAVVVVEMMAAFTVADMMLAGMTSKMDRIREFYLI